The sequence TTTTCAATATTTTTGCCGGAAAAAATTTTGTGGAAATAAATCAGAATTTTATCTTCCCCAAACATTTCCCGGTGGAGTCAGCCCTTTTTCTAACACCATTTCCCTCAAAAATAAACCAAATATATTCACCTAATACTGGCGTGCAGATGAATTTACCGGTTATGCTTTTCCAGTCCGATATGGAGAAATGCGAGGTGCGATATGGAGGACGGCAATTATCGTTTGATAAAAATCTTTCGGATTGGGTAGATGCGAGCAATTCTTCTACAGGTATTACGATTGCACTCTCGCCAAATTGGAATCTACCTCAAAAAGGCTATTACGTGGATAAAAATAAATTAGCAACTTATCTTTGGGCTCCGGTTGCCAGTGAGTTGGATATGAAAAATGCGTTGAGTTCTGTGGGGAAACAATCAAACATCGTACGCCTGACCGGCATTAAGAGTTCCCACGACCTTCTCTTTTATTTCCATAAAGAAGATATGGCACAAATCGAAACAAAAGAAACCGCAAATGCTTTTTTAAATCCCTTATTCATTCCTTAATCTATGAATAGGGAGATTCGACACAGAAAACAGCAATTGATTCGACACAGATGAATGTGATAAACAACATCACTCAGAAAAAACCGATTTACACAGATCAAAAATTGATAATAGTAAAAAATNNNNNNNNNNNNNNNNNNNNNNNNNNNNNNNNNNNNNNNNNNNNNNNNNNNNNNNNNNNNNNNNNNNNNNNNNNNNNNNNNNNNNNNNNNNNNNNNNNNNTTGCCCTGTGGAATGTTTTTGCATTCATATTCCACTTGGGGTTTATCTGCGTCGAATAAATCAGCGTCGAATATCTATGCATAAAAATCACACTAATCCGATTCCTTTTCTTATGTATCACGAAATCAGGGAAGATGGCGATCCATATTCCGTCAGCGAATCTGAATTTCGTTTGCAAATGAAATACCTGTACGGCTATAATTTTCACACAATAACTTTACGGGATTTTTATCAGCACCGAAGAGAAAATGTTTTGCTTCCCTCAAATGTAATCGTAATCACATTTGACGATGGCTATGCAAATAATTTTACAAAAGCATTTCCGATTTTGGCCAATTATGATTTTCGAGCAACATTTTTCATAACCACTAATTTGATAAAAATTCAAAGGGGATTATCCGAGCAGCAGATTAGCGAACTAAACAATGCGGGGATGTGTATCGGATCTCATACAAAAACTCACCGATTTTTGAGCGCCCTTAATACAGAAGAAATTAGATCGGAATTAGCAGATTCAAAAAAAATACTTGAAGATATTATTGAAAGCAAGGTTGAGCATTTATCTCTCCCGGGTGGAAGATCGAAAAAAAGAAGCCAACAAATTGCCGAAGAAGTTGGTTATAAAACCATTTGTACATCCCGGGTTGGTTGTAACAATTTGAATTCGGATATTTTTCGTTTGTGCCGAATCCCCATAAAAAAAAGCATAAATATGGAAGCATTTACAAAAATTGTATCTGGGGATGAAAATTATTTTCATAAATTACAGAAGATGTCCAGATTAAAAAATATGGGAAAACTAATGTTGGGAAATAAATTGTACCATTCATTCTGGAAAATATTTCATAGTAATTCGGGATAAATCATGCTTTGGGCTAAAATAATTTTTGGGTTTTCAGCACTTTGTCTTTTTTATATTTTTCTTGGTTATCCTATTCTCATTTCTATCCTTTCGAAAATATTTCCATATAAGAATAATTTTTCGCAAATTGGCAAGGACGAATATGCTCTACCGTCGGTTAGCCTCCTAATTCCAGCATACAACGAAGAACAGATAATAGAAGATAAAATCAGAAATATTCTTGACCTTGATTACCCTTCCGAAAAACTTGAAATGGTTATTGCATCGGATGGCTCGGATGATAAAACGAATGAAATCGTGAAGAATTATTTTGCCAAAGTTAAACTGATCGAATACAAAAAGCGAGAAGGGAAAACAACACTTTTAAACAAAACAGTTCCCAAACTTAAAAACGAAATAATTGTATTCTCGGATGCTTCCGCAATGTTAAATCGAGATGCGATAAAAAAAGTAGTTTCACACTTTCAGGATGAATCAATCGGAAGTGTATCCGGAAAATATCTCGTTTTCAATATTGATGACACGTCCCGTACTAAAGGTGAGGGAATTTACTGGAAATATGAAACTTACATAAAAAGATGTGAAAGCAAATATTATTCAATACTCGGAGCTCATGGGGCGCTGTATGCTCTCCGAAAAAAACTTTTCAAACCCCTACCGATAGACGCAATCAATGATGATTATATTTTACCAATGTATTCGGTGGAACAAGGTTTTCGAGCGGTTTACGATTCTTCGGCAATATCTGAAGAATTTGCCACAACATCTATCCATGGCGAGATCAAACGAAGAATCCGCATATCCGTGGGGAATTTCCAGCAACTTTTTCTTCTAAAATCTCTTCTGAATCCCTTTAAAGGACGCATTGCTTTTGAATTTTTATCCCATAAATTTTTGAGAAGTTTCTCGTTTGTTTTTTTTATTTCCCTTTTCTATTCAAACTTATTTATAATAGCACCTGTTTTTCACTATATATTATTTTTGCAAATACTATTTTATCTTTCATCATTATTGGGTTTTCTGCCTGCAAAAATGAATTGTAAAATTAAAATTTTCACATTACCATTTTATATTTTCCTCATCACTTTTGCCTCTCTTTTGGGCTTTTACAAATTTCTTTTTGGAGAACAAAAAACCACTTGGGAAAAATCTGATGAAGTATAAATAAATTTACCGCAGAGAAAAGGGAAAAGAGCAAAACTATCCGCCGGCTGGCGGAGGGGATAAGTTAGCACCAGCGGTGTGGAATCTTTGTAGCGTAAGGCGTCTGGCTTCGTTTCACTACGCCAAGATAGGTTAGCCTTATGTGAAAAANNNNNNNNNNNNNNNNNNNNNNNNNNNNNNNNNNNNNNNNNNNNNNNNNNNNNNNNNNNNNNNNNNNNNNNNNNNNNNNNNNNNNNNNNNNNNNNNNNNNGAAAAGAGCAAAACTATCCGCCGGCTGGCGGAGGGGATAAGTTAGCACCAGCGGTGTGGAATCTTTGTAGCGTAAGGCGTCTGGCTTCGTTTCACTACGCCAAGATAGGTTAGCCTTATGTGAAAAAAAGTGCAATCAACAAAAAAGCACCGTAGGTGCGACATACTCTTAACCTCATGGGAGATTCTTCGTCGCTCCCCTCCTCAGAATTTATCCCGTTAAATGCCTTTATTTTTTATATTTAACTGGGATGACACAGGGGTTTTTGTTTAAAATTGGCTACGAATTCACGAATAATATTGAAAATTTAAAAAATTCCCCGAAGGGGATAAATAGGATAGCATAAGGTTAGCGATATCCTACCTTATGGAAAAAAATCAGCAAACAATATTTTCGCTGAAAGCGATACATAAATTTGAGTTAAGCCCACTCTTTTTCCGCCTTCTCCGCCAGCTGGTGGAAATAGGACAAACATAAAACTACCCAAAATTTATTAATATTTTTCCCATTTTTACATATCTGATTCAATAAAACTTGACTACAATTAGATACATTGATTTTTTTTATCATGCCTGAATCGGATTCGATAACTGGCGGATAAAAAAATTATTTAGGAGAAAACATGTTAAGAAGCAGAAACGGATTTTCGTTATATACGGTGATAAGCATTATTGCATTTTTATCACTGATTTTCATTTTAGTCCTACCCCAAATTTTCGATGTAAAAAAAGAAGAAAAACTGAAATTGCGTTATGAACAAATGACAAAAATCAAAGAAGCTGTTATTCAATACATGACAGATCGTAATCAACCTTTTACCGGGGACCTCTTCGAATTGGTTCGTACAAATTATTTGAATCATGCCTATGAATCGCCCTTCAATGGAAATGGAGATAAATATATTGCGGAAGGTAATTTGGAAACTATGGAAGTTACTATAAAAGATCCAAATGAAATGGAAGTACCAATTCCCGAAAAGTATAAAATATAAATCGTTATTTTTTACGAATTTTATTGGGATGAATCTTGTATTCATCCCATTTTTTTTGATGGATAATTTATACAGTGAGGAGATAAAAGTGAAAAACTGACCGCGAAATACACGAAAAATTTCAAATTTCAAATCAGCACCAACGGTGCTATTTTTCCCTTTACCATATCACATATATTACTGGGGGGGGTTGAGAAGTCAAAATAATCTATCCGATCTTAACGCATTTTCTTATTGTTTTTGCCTTTCCATCAATCATCAGTTTATAAAAATAAATTCCGTTTTTCGTGGGTTTTCCGTCCTGATTTTTCCCATCCCAAAAAACTTCATTAATGCCGGAAGTCATATTTCCACAATCTATCTCGCTGATTTTTTGTCCTTTCAGATTATAAATAATAATTTTGGCAGAATTTGTAGAACCATCGGGTATTTCAAAAGAAATTGTGGTATGTTCTGCAAAAGGATTTGAGAAATTTATGAGCTGATAGTCATACTTTTCAAGTATTTTTCCCAAGTTATCAATGGAATTCAAATCAATATCCAACACTTCGCACAACTCGATAGGATCGACTTCTCCCTGATTTGTGGTTCCTTCAAAAGCAAACCTGCCGTGAGAAATATAATGCAATCCCATAAATGGAAATGAAATATAAGTTTGTTCCATTGGGTTGTGAATACAAGCGCTTCCCATATTTAGCACCTTGCCACAAATCGAGCAATTTTCAACTCCATTTGCAAGGAGAAAATCAATATAAACCGAATCGCTCGGTGGATTTGCTCCTGATTCAACAATAGGAAGATCCGAAATATGATTGATTATGGCTTCGGAAATTTCATGCCCATCATCGATACCGATATTATGAGTGTAGGGATTATTAGGATCAGTTTCAAAAAATATTTCAGATGGGTTATTCAACCCGTCATCATCGCTGTCATTCGGCGTGGCAATCTCGTGATGTTCAACGTCCAAAGGAGCAAGGGTTTCTTTCAGAAGTTCGATATCAATTCTAAATGTATCCGGCTGTTCAACTCTTGCATAAGTAAAACTGCCATGTTCCATAAAATGTAAAGCCATATAAGGAATATTTATTTCGAGTTCATGAAGAGGATTATGCGCTGTTACAAAACCCATATTTGCGGTTTCTCCACATATTGGGCATGTATATAAGCCGTACGCAAAATTATCTACCGCATAACATGAATCCTGAGAAGTTTGTCGCGGTAAATTATTAATTATATCCCGATAATAATTCGCAATAGAATGAGACTCTGCAAAGGGAAATGCTCCCAGCAATATTTCTTCTTTCCCTGTTAAAAAATTATTATCCGCATCACCGGGAACAGGTATCCAATGCTCATCAGCTATTAGAGAAGGAGAAAGGAACAGCAAAAAAGCGGCTGCATAAGGGAGTGATCTTTTTACTACTTTGTTAAAATCAAATGAGACTTTTTGCTCATTTTCAGAGAATATTTTTTTGCATTCATTGTGAATTTCCCGATAGAGAGGAATAAGGGATGGAGTAATTCTGCAATCGGGACAAGTCCAATGGAATAAGATTTCCTGATCTTTCTTCTTAATCGTATTCTTTTTATATCCAAACTCAATAAAATTTTTCACACAGCATTTTGGATAACCGAACAGAAATCCTTCTAATTCTCTTTCATGGGGATGAAATGTGATGGGTTGATCATTGAAGTTCTTCAAATATAAATCCAAATATCGCGTGGATGAACTAAATACGGTTTCATAAATTTTTTTCCCATTCAATAACTTTCTGGGAACGATATTTACTTTCAAACCAAGCTGCTTTAGAATTTTTAATTGGGAAGATGTAATTTCTTTTTCCCATCGACTTAAAGGCTTTAATTTTTCCTCAGTTAGCATTGCCAGATATGCCAGCTGAAAATCAAGATTAGTAATATTATTCAACATTTTTCCCTCCTTGAAATATAATATTCAACCTATAAAATAAAATTTCATAATGAAAAGTCAATAATTAAAAAAATGAAAACTTTATTATTTTAATTTATAATACACATAATGCAGTTTGTAAGTTTTGTGCTGGAACAATAGTGGAAAAAAATAGCTTATTCGTTCACGCATAGGTAACAAAAATGAAACAAATTATTCTACGCCATTTATGGCGTTTTGGGTAAATGTAAGGGCGTAAACGCCCTGAATTATTTTGTTAACTTTTTTACCCAGCCCTGAAGGGACTGGGCTATTCAAAAAGCAATGTAAAATTTGAAAAAAGTTAGCCACGAGTGCAGGAATAAAAATAAAAAATGGTGAAATGTGAAAAGGGAAATGGGAGAAGGAAAATTTTGAATTTTGAATTGTTAAATGGGAAATGAGGAAAAAAAAGGAGCAAAACTATCCCCCGGCTGGCGGATTTTCGGTTTTCTTTTCGCAACAATAGGGTGTCATCCTCGAGGACTTTTTGTTTTTTAAAAGTCCGAAGGATCTTATTTTGGGGGTGGCATTGTGTGTTTCTGGGAGATTCTTCCTCACTTCGTTTGTCAGAATGACAATGTGGCGATTGGAAGATTCTTTCCGTCTTCTTTCCAATTAGCCGTGACAGGCTTTCATTTCATTCCTCAGAATTTATCCCGCCTGCCCAGTGAAATCTTTTTTTTCGATATTTCATTCGGGTTAAATGCCTTTGTTTTTTATATTTAACTGGGATGACACTGGGGGTTTTGTTCAAAATCAGTCACGAATGCACGGATAAAATTTATTAGATAACATTAAAAATGATTTTCCCCAAAGAGGATAAATAGAATAGCATAAGGTTGCGGAGCTACCTTATGTAAAATAACCGGAAAACTTTTTTTTTCGCTGAAAGCTATATATAAAAAAATGTGAAAAGGGAATTGTGAATTGTGAATTGTGAAATTGAAAAAAAATAGCCTATGCGTTCACGCATAGGTAAAAAATCGAACAAATTATCTCACGCCATTTATGGCGTTTTTGGGTAAATGTAAGGGCGTGAACGCCCTTGATTATTTTGGTGACTCTTTTTTACCCAGCCCTGAAGGGACTGGGCTATTAAAAAATCCGAATGGAAAAAGGGCGTATAAATAAAAAAATTCGCCAACAGTTCTATTTACTCATTCCCCTTACAAATCATATTTTTTTAGTTTACTAAGAAGTGTGGGATAACTTACTTTCAGTCTGCGAGCCATTTCGCTTTTGTTATTATCCGTTTTTTGGGCTAATTCAGCAAGAATTCTCTTTTCAATGTCCTCTACGTTTTTATTTACAATTTCCTTGAGAGAAGTATCTTCGAGAAAAAAATCATCGGTGGTTGGTTTGGCTTTCGATAAAATTGCTTTCACATTGAATTGAATATCATCAGGTTCAACAATTTCGCCGGCAGTTAAAGCAGCTCTTCGAATTACATTTCTCATTTCACGGGCGTTACCTGCCCAGTTATTTGAGGTCAATTTTGCCATGGCTTCCGGAGAAAATTTCTTAATTGGCAGGTTGAGACTTTTCGCTGTTTGTTTTAAAAATATATTAGCAAGTAGCGGAATATCCTCTATTCTATCCCGCAGAAGAGGCATAACAATTTCGAATTCACTTAAGCGATAATATAGATCCCTTCTGAACTTACCGGTTTCGACCGCATCGAGTAAATTTTTATTCGTTGCCGTAATAATTCTCACATCAACGGGTATTTCCTCCACGCTGCCTATCGGACGTATTACCCGTTCTTCGAGAAATCGAAGCAATTTTCCTTGCATATTATATGACAGATTTGCAATCTCATCCAGAAAAATTGTCCCCTTATCAGCAACATGGAAATGCCCCTTTTTGTCCAGACTCGCTCCGGTGAATGCCCCTTTTTTATAACCGAAAAACTCGCTTTCAAGTAAATTATCCGGGATTGCTCCACAATCTATGGGGACGAAATTATTATTTTTTCGTTTGCTATAATTATGAATTGTTCTGGCAACGATCTCTTTTCCAGTTCCGGATTCTCCCTGAATTAAAACGGTAATATCGGTTCTGGTTACGATCATTATGCGTTCTTGAGTTTCTTTTATCTTAGGACTATTTCCCATAACGCTTTGCATGAAATCTTGCTGATCAAGTCTATCCTGCATTTCTTTCACTTCCAAATCAAGATCAAATTTTTCAATGGCATTTCGTATTTTATATAAAAGCAATTTATTTTTAAACGGTTTTTGCATAAAATCATAGGCGCCGTGCTGAAGGGATTCTACAACAGTATCAATCGTAGCATACGCCGTTAGGATTATTACCGGAACATTTTGATTGATCAATTTGATTTTTTTTAATACTGCCAATCCGCTCATTTTACCAGGAATTTTCATATCAAGAACGATTAAATCAGGGAGAAAATCAGGTAAAATTTCCAAAGCGTCTTCTCCGCATGAAAATTCATGTACTTCATAATTTTCGTTCTTCAATGTTTCACCGAGTCCCCAGCGCAAGTCTTCGTTGTCATCAATAATAAATATTTGTCTCATATTATTTACCTGTTACTCATAAAAAAAATATCACGGATATTTCACTCCAAATCAAAGAAAAATNNNNNNNNNNNNNNNNNNNNNNNNNNNNNNNNNNNNNNNNNNNNNNNNNNNNNNNNNNNNNNNNNNNNNNNNNNNNNNNNNNNNNNNNNNNNNNNNNNNNAAAAATATCACGGATATTTCACTCCAAATCAAAGAAAAATTAATTTCCCTTAGGAATTTTTACGATAAAGGTTACGCCTTTATCTTGGTTATTTTGTACATAAATCGAACCACCGTGCTCCGTTACGATTTGTTGGCAAGTTGCCAAACCCATGCCGGTTGCATTTTCTTTTGTAGTATAAAACGGTTCGAAAATCTCATCCATATTTTCAGCGGAAATACCACATCCATTGTCGTGTATTTCTATGATAGCGATTTCCTCCTCAATCTTTGTTTGAATTTGTATCTTTTGATTTTGGGACGAAGCCTGAATTGCATTTAACAAAATATTTTCAAAAAGTTCCAGCATTCGTTCTCTATCGGTTTTAATTTTAGATACTTTTGGAACAAATTCAATCGAAATGTTTTTTGCTTTGATTTCATCATGCAAATCAGCAATAACCAATTTTATAATTTTATTCAAATCAACAATTTGCAAATCCTTTAACATGGGTTTGGTAAAACTTACTAATAATTTTAGAATATCAGTAGAGGTATTCAGATTTCTGTTTATAAGTTGTAGATGCTTAGTCATACGAGAGGGTGAAGAAGAAACCTCGGAGGTAGATAGGGTGGACATGCATAATTGAGCGGAAGTGCTGGCAGAGGCAAGACGATTTCCCACTTCATTGGCAAATCCGGCTGCCATTTTACCGGCAGTAACCATTTTTTCACTATTTAGCAGTTCCTGTTGAAGTTTTTTGATTTTGGTAATATCTTTATAAATAATTGTAACAGTATCCGTATTACCATCTGTGTCATTTATAGGGGTAAATTCGGTTTCAAAATAAATTTTTTCTCCACGAATCATCTTGCTGGAAGAGATTTGGGTTTTTATACCATCTCGAAAAACATTACGGATATTATCTTTCCAATCCTGAGTAAGAGGTGAAAATTCATGCCTTAACCCATTCAGATTTTCCCCTTTAAGCTTCCCGAAATATTCAACTGCCGAACCATTGATGTATTGAATATCAAAATTTTCATTCAAAATGATGATGCAATCGTTTGTGGATTCAAAGATTCCTCGAAAGCGATATTCGGTTTCCAGCAATTCCCTTTCTATCATACGAAGGCGGTAAAAATCTAAGGCATCGTTTATATAAGAAATAAATCTTTCGGAAGATATAATCGGTTTTACCACATATCGAAATACTTCACCGGAATTTATTGATTTGAGAATCTCCAAAGGATTTGTGATGGCAGTAAGCACCATCCGAACAATGTTCGGCTGGTTTTTCTTAACTTTTCGTAATAAAGTGAGCCCATCCATTTCCGGCATTTTCATATCTGCAACGATAACCTGAACCTGCTCTTTTTCTAAAATTTCAAGGGCATCATTGGCGTTTAAAGCAAAAAGACGATTGAATTTTTCATCTATCATAACCCTCTTCAACGCACTGATCATTTCGGGACTATCATCCACAAACAAGACGGTTTGATTTTTTAATTCCCGGGATTTATAATTTTTCGTTTTCATATTAAAATATTTTTTAGCCACAAAACCACACAAAAGTACACAAAAGTTTTTTCTTTTATCTCGTTAACTCTAAATGGTAACCCTTGTACTTTATTTATCTGATGTATGTCAAGAAATTAAACAGAATAATCATTATTTGGCTATTTTAGTTTCTAAAAAATACTCAATCCGCCAGCTGGCGGATTGAGTTACGTTTCTACTGCAAAGCAGTTATATAACATAGACTGGGGTTGCTTGCTACCCCAGTAAGATAAACGCAAGATCATTATTCGCTGAAAGCGATTGATAAGTCAAACTCAAAAAGCTCGACTCCCTCCAAACATACTGGCGGGTTGGTGGACGTCGTCTATTACGTTCGAGTCGGGATTTTTTTTAATGTAGCACTCACATTTAACAGATTTCGAAACCCGAGTCGAACGGAAAAAAATTCGTCGGACTCGAGTTTCTCAAAAAATAAGTTCATATTCGCCTTAAAAAATCAAACAACAATTGAGACGCGGATTGGTTCAATCACGCCGATTCCTTCGGAAAAAGAACGTAATAATTCAAGAATTGGATCTGTAACAATTCTCCCGCTTGAAACCAGTAAAACATTGTTTTTGGCATAAACATCATCCTTAATGATCATTGAATTTCGCAACTCGCTAACAGACACTTTTTTTACTACTCTATTCAATTGATGAGTTCCAAGATTGTCTAAAACAGTAAGAATCTCCCGATTATACGCTCCTTGCATCTTTTCCATTGCATTTATCGCCCGAAGTTTTGAAGATCCACGCACAATTCTTGTATCAAAATCAATAACAACATGGAGAATCTGAGCACCAAGTTCAATTTCCTGCAATCTCTCATTAAGAGTATTTGCCGGAAATAATGAAAAAGTTTTATTTTGTAATTTGATAATTTCTGCTACAGATTCCAGACGAGGAATATACCGAAGCAGATTGTGGGCGATGATTGGATGCTGTTTATACATATTTTTTTCGTCTTGGGTTAGATCATCACCTGCATAGACTTTTTCCAACAGTCCAGTTGGAATAGTTAGGCATCCGATCTGAGAAAGTAACGCAGAAAGTTCATACTGCCACTGTTTTTCCAGTTTCATCGTTTTTACTATGTCTCTCACATAATCACGAATTCGTGAGGCACGGCTATGAACTTCCGGTTTGAGAAGACTGAGCATCTCAGTGAGCATCTCCACACTTCCTTGCAATGTTTTTTCGATCAACTCTTTCTCGGCAGTAATATGGCGATAAAGTCCAATTCCATTTTCAAGCGATCTGCTCAACCGCTCAATATTGCAAGGTTTTGTAAGAAATTGGTAAATGTTTCCTTCGTTCACGGATTTTAGAGCTGTTTGCAAATCAGCATAGCCGGTAAGCATCATTCGGACAGTGTCGGGAAAAAGTTCTCTTACC comes from Candidatus Cloacimonadota bacterium and encodes:
- a CDS encoding sigma-54 dependent transcriptional regulator; translated protein: MRQIFIIDDNEDLRWGLGETLKNENYEVHEFSCGEDALEILPDFLPDLIVLDMKIPGKMSGLAVLKKIKLINQNVPVIILTAYATIDTVVESLQHGAYDFMQKPFKNKLLLYKIRNAIEKFDLDLEVKEMQDRLDQQDFMQSVMGNSPKIKETQERIMIVTRTDITVLIQGESGTGKEIVARTIHNYSKRKNNNFVPIDCGAIPDNLLESEFFGYKKGAFTGASLDKKGHFHVADKGTIFLDEIANLSYNMQGKLLRFLEERVIRPIGSVEEIPVDVRIITATNKNLLDAVETGKFRRDLYYRLSEFEIVMPLLRDRIEDIPLLANIFLKQTAKSLNLPIKKFSPEAMAKLTSNNWAGNAREMRNVIRRAALTAGEIVEPDDIQFNVKAILSKAKPTTDDFFLEDTSLKEIVNKNVEDIEKRILAELAQKTDNNKSEMARRLKVSYPTLLSKLKKYDL
- a CDS encoding polysaccharide deacetylase family protein — protein: CPVECFCIHIPLGVYLRRINQRRISMHKNHTNPIPFLMYHEIREDGDPYSVSESEFRLQMKYLYGYNFHTITLRDFYQHRRENVLLPSNVIVITFDDGYANNFTKAFPILANYDFRATFFITTNLIKIQRGLSEQQISELNNAGMCIGSHTKTHRFLSALNTEEIRSELADSKKILEDIIESKVEHLSLPGGRSKKRSQQIAEEVGYKTICTSRVGCNNLNSDIFRLCRIPIKKSINMEAFTKIVSGDENYFHKLQKMSRLKNMGKLMLGNKLYHSFWKIFHSNSG
- a CDS encoding glycosyltransferase family 2 protein, giving the protein MLWAKIIFGFSALCLFYIFLGYPILISILSKIFPYKNNFSQIGKDEYALPSVSLLIPAYNEEQIIEDKIRNILDLDYPSEKLEMVIASDGSDDKTNEIVKNYFAKVKLIEYKKREGKTTLLNKTVPKLKNEIIVFSDASAMLNRDAIKKVVSHFQDESIGSVSGKYLVFNIDDTSRTKGEGIYWKYETYIKRCESKYYSILGAHGALYALRKKLFKPLPIDAINDDYILPMYSVEQGFRAVYDSSAISEEFATTSIHGEIKRRIRISVGNFQQLFLLKSLLNPFKGRIAFEFLSHKFLRSFSFVFFISLFYSNLFIIAPVFHYILFLQILFYLSSLLGFLPAKMNCKIKIFTLPFYIFLITFASLLGFYKFLFGEQKTTWEKSDEV
- a CDS encoding response regulator, whose protein sequence is MYYKEKILFVDDDSAIRAAYRHRLQKNFHIEFAVDGEDGLRLMKRKGPFAVIVTDMRMPKMNGIELLTEVRELFPDTVRMMLTGYADLQTALKSVNEGNIYQFLTKPCNIERLSRSLENGIGLYRHITAEKELIEKTLQGSVEMLTEMLSLLKPEVHSRASRIRDYVRDIVKTMKLEKQWQYELSALLSQIGCLTIPTGLLEKVYAGDDLTQDEKNMYKQHPIIAHNLLRYIPRLESVAEIIKLQNKTFSLFPANTLNERLQEIELGAQILHVVIDFDTRIVRGSSKLRAINAMEKMQGAYNREILTVLDNLGTHQLNRVVKKVSVSELRNSMIIKDDVYAKNNVLLVSSGRIVTDPILELLRSFSEGIGVIEPIRVSIVV
- a CDS encoding FlgD immunoglobulin-like domain containing protein translates to MLNNITNLDFQLAYLAMLTEEKLKPLSRWEKEITSSQLKILKQLGLKVNIVPRKLLNGKKIYETVFSSSTRYLDLYLKNFNDQPITFHPHERELEGFLFGYPKCCVKNFIEFGYKKNTIKKKDQEILFHWTCPDCRITPSLIPLYREIHNECKKIFSENEQKVSFDFNKVVKRSLPYAAAFLLFLSPSLIADEHWIPVPGDADNNFLTGKEEILLGAFPFAESHSIANYYRDIINNLPRQTSQDSCYAVDNFAYGLYTCPICGETANMGFVTAHNPLHELEINIPYMALHFMEHGSFTYARVEQPDTFRIDIELLKETLAPLDVEHHEIATPNDSDDDGLNNPSEIFFETDPNNPYTHNIGIDDGHEISEAIINHISDLPIVESGANPPSDSVYIDFLLANGVENCSICGKVLNMGSACIHNPMEQTYISFPFMGLHYISHGRFAFEGTTNQGEVDPIELCEVLDIDLNSIDNLGKILEKYDYQLINFSNPFAEHTTISFEIPDGSTNSAKIIIYNLKGQKISEIDCGNMTSGINEVFWDGKNQDGKPTKNGIYFYKLMIDGKAKTIRKCVKIG
- a CDS encoding ATP-binding protein; the protein is MKTKNYKSRELKNQTVLFVDDSPEMISALKRVMIDEKFNRLFALNANDALEILEKEQVQVIVADMKMPEMDGLTLLRKVKKNQPNIVRMVLTAITNPLEILKSINSGEVFRYVVKPIISSERFISYINDALDFYRLRMIERELLETEYRFRGIFESTNDCIIILNENFDIQYINGSAVEYFGKLKGENLNGLRHEFSPLTQDWKDNIRNVFRDGIKTQISSSKMIRGEKIYFETEFTPINDTDGNTDTVTIIYKDITKIKKLQQELLNSEKMVTAGKMAAGFANEVGNRLASASTSAQLCMSTLSTSEVSSSPSRMTKHLQLINRNLNTSTDILKLLVSFTKPMLKDLQIVDLNKIIKLVIADLHDEIKAKNISIEFVPKVSKIKTDRERMLELFENILLNAIQASSQNQKIQIQTKIEEEIAIIEIHDNGCGISAENMDEIFEPFYTTKENATGMGLATCQQIVTEHGGSIYVQNNQDKGVTFIVKIPKGN